TTTTCATCTTGCTTTAGGAGAGCAACAATCGCGCGGCAGTATCAAGGCAAGTTTTAATGATAATATTGGAGCGACACAAATTTGTAACGATACATCAGGAGAGTTGATTATAGAAAGTTTGGATAGGCTAGAGAATCTAGGCACATTTGCTCATAAAATTGATTTTGTCAAAATTGATGTGGAGGGTTTTGAAGGCGAAGTGTTATCGGGGGGGGGGGGCATTCTTTGCTCAACATAAACCTGTGATTATGATAGAGATTTGGCAGCACAATCAGCAAAAAGTCTTTGGGATTTTAAAGGATTTGGGATATGTTTGTGTTGAGGAACTTGATGAGCAGAATTTTGTGTTTATGCGGTAAATTTAAGCGTAAGCGTATTTGGCAAGTTATGTTAAGATTGCACTTATTTTTGAGAAAATGGGGAGGAAATGTATAAAATGGTAAAACGAAAACAAAAATTTGATGAAATGCGGAGATTGATAAGGGATAGATATTATTTTTGTAATTTTTTAATTTTGCGCTATGTCATCTCTTATCCGAGTAGTGGGGCAGTGGCAACTCTGTATTTATTCGGAATTGTGCCTGTGTGGAGATTTTATCTCACAAGTGCGATGTTGTCATCAGGAAAGATTCTCGGGGGGGGGGGCATAAAAGCAAATATGCCCTTGATGCTTCTCACCTTATGGCGCAAGATATAGCACGAGCGTTAAATTCCTGTGAGATTGAGGGCAAGATTCACAGGCTGTGCGCTCATTTAGACAAACAAAGTGTAAAATGTGTCAGCACGATTGTGGCACGACTAAGATTCGCTTCTTTACTCAAAAATAAAAAAATTCATCGTCTTAGCAAAAAAGAAAAGCGCGTTTTAGAGACACTAGAAAAAGAGTTTTATCCCAATATTATTGCTTTTGAAAATTCTTATTTTTACAATGGCTATTTTTTACCCATCAATCATTTTGAAGCAGGTGTGTTTTGGCATAATCACGGGTTAGAAAATATCAAACATTGGGAGAGAATCGCTCATAAAAATATCATTGATGTGGGTGGATTTATTGGCGATAGTGCAATTATTTTGCAAAAATACACTGACAAAAAGGTGTATTCTTTTGAAGCAATGAGTGAAAATTATGATTTAATGCTTCAAACATTGAAGCTCAATAACGCACAGAGAATCGTGCCGATTAAAAAGGCATTAGGAGCGAGTTTTGAGCGTATTAAAATCGTAAAATATGGTGCGGGCTCAAGCGCAGTTGTCATCTATAACAACACAGATTTTGAGGAAGTAGAAGTGATGACTTTAGATTCTTTTGTCCAAGAGCATAATCTTGAAGTGGGCTTTATCAAGGTGGATATTGAGGGCTTTGAAATGCCATTTTTACAAGGTGCGTTACATACAATCAAAACGCAAAAACCCGCAATGCTTATAAGTATCTATCATCAAGCAAGTGATTTTTTTGATATTAAGCCTTTTTTGGAAGATTTGGATTTGGGCTATACTTTTTGTGTGTATAAGCCTATTGATGGGAGTGTTTCGGGTGAGACTTGTTTATTTTGCGAAGTGAGGGATTAGAGCAGTCCTCTTTTTGCAAGACTTCTTTTTAATCCTTTAAAACGCCCTATCCAATACTTTAAAGAGCAGAGTTTGCGTATATATGCAAAGTGTATTCGCATTTTTAGAGTGCGCACTTTTTTGGCAAAGGATTTGCTTTGAAGTTTCAAAGTAAGTTCATTGAAAGATTCTATCTCTTTAGTGTGAGAGCAAAATCGCGTGATATTTTGAGAATCCAAAAAAGCTAAAATTGCTTTATAGTTTTGTATTTGTTGGATTTGCTCTAAGGGTAGTTCTAGTAAAACACTCACAATAGCATATTTGAAATAAGTAACATAGGGTATTTGAGAGAATGATAAGTTGTGCGTAAGTGTGAAATATTCCTCCAAGGCAAAGGCATATAAGAATGAGTGATATGTTTGATAGGCTGTGAGCTCTTGTAAAAAACTCTCTTTGCATTGCGCTAAAATAAGTGATAAGAGTTTTTCTAGCTCTCCATATTTTTTCATTTTAAGCATTGTAGAGCAAAGCAAAATCTTATAAGTCATATTTTCATACTCACACGCAGTAGCTTTAGCGATATAGTGCTTTTGGTGCTCCAAGCCAAGATGTAATAATCCTGCGAGATGCCACAAATGTAAATAGGCAAAGGCAACTTGTGCGGGGTGAAAGGTATAGGTTTGTAGATACTTTTGATAGATATGATATTGCTGCGCGAGAGAGAATCTCTCATAGAGCGAGATATGGGGCATATTGCTTATCATTATGGGCAGACGCGAAAATGCAGAATCTCCAGAGGAATACAAGGTTTTCGCACAAGAGATGAGAATCATCTCAAAAAAAGAGCGTTCAAAATTGTTCCAGTGTGTCTCTATAATATCATCGGCAATAATGAGTTCTGCCCCCCCCCCGTTCATCGCAAAATAATTATCATTTTGTGCTTTTATTGCTTGAAGTGTAGGTAAATCATCACTAAAAAGAAGCACTTTTTGTCCCGCTTGCCTTTGTTCGTTGATGATTTCTAAAGCTAAATAAGGCGATAGAGGCTTTTTCATAAAAGTGTAGGGGTTGATATGAATATCTTGCTTGAGATTATAAATCACATCTCCAGCTCTCAAATGCACCGCAACAAAAGAGCCAAGGTTTAGAGCCTTTGCCTTTGCTTTGGCAATAATGCGCTCAACATAAGGTGTGAAACGCACACTTTCCCAACAACTTTTAAGAATTGTAAAATATTCTTTGATGTCTATGTCTTTCCAATAATGATGAAGCAAAACTTGCACAGAATAAGAGCCAAACACATAAGTGCAGGGAGTAGAACAAAATTTACTCAAAGATTGGTGATGAAGAATAGACATATCCTCACTTGAGGGAATAAGTGTAGTGTGGTAGTTGGCAATAAAATCAGGGTGAAAGAGATTCTCTTTGCTTGGTATATTTTCATAAGGTGTTAGAATACCCTTTAGGGTAGTATTGTGTGGGATACGAGGCACTTCCCAGCGAAATTTAAAACTCAAATGTGTCTTTTTGCTTAAAT
This DNA window, taken from Helicobacter sp. MIT 21-1697, encodes the following:
- a CDS encoding FkbM family methyltransferase: MAQDIARALNSCEIEGKIHRLCAHLDKQSVKCVSTIVARLRFASLLKNKKIHRLSKKEKRVLETLEKEFYPNIIAFENSYFYNGYFLPINHFEAGVFWHNHGLENIKHWERIAHKNIIDVGGFIGDSAIILQKYTDKKVYSFEAMSENYDLMLQTLKLNNAQRIVPIKKALGASFERIKIVKYGAGSSAVVIYNNTDFEEVEVMTLDSFVQEHNLEVGFIKVDIEGFEMPFLQGALHTIKTQKPAMLISIYHQASDFFDIKPFLEDLDLGYTFCVYKPIDGSVSGETCLFCEVRD